The Abyssicoccus albus genome includes a region encoding these proteins:
- the asp1 gene encoding accessory Sec system protein Asp1, with translation MKYFVPAWYIDKKWWRSHARPYYDNVYSKSEFDDMVSLMGMYFRNNSKFKMLILNHFPDLRTFLHRNQLFECSYWSVFDEIQLIQAKEPNPININDLNWPENTTFIYTPYVVRCIISSSEFETIHFSPIGYIVWIDRYLDNQRVYRSVYDDRGFVSQRQYYGEDEYIEYLTETGEVILTEKIESNDVYVAQKFIHRFDYSHYSSMVEVIKEYLSKYVNKEYKMIVASDINHNDILNSLMMSCNLTYSIFDQRNSHNLLETIPTMEHANHWVVDLKKNESKLKSKHRDLMRITPFNTQSIISLSNQLYTTHIGLNIDDLEQNRLLFIIDLLFEFIREHDDMKVQLMTRNSKSNFNYLNDKINKINQYFIELEDDNELLTNEMREKKKAIEVISLPFEVDVIQCIKKLRLMIDLKDEPDLFLQICAISAGIPQINNSETDYVVQRMNGLIVEHDEQLTDALKYYLTVLKHWNVSRAFTFELVKHFSSERIIEKLDSFIEGAYYEENL, from the coding sequence ATGAAATATTTTGTTCCAGCTTGGTATATTGATAAAAAATGGTGGCGAAGTCATGCTAGGCCGTATTATGACAATGTCTATTCTAAAAGTGAATTTGATGATATGGTCAGTTTAATGGGGATGTATTTTCGAAATAATAGTAAATTTAAAATGCTAATTCTTAATCATTTCCCAGATTTACGTACTTTTTTACATCGAAATCAACTGTTTGAGTGCTCATATTGGTCAGTGTTTGATGAGATTCAATTAATTCAAGCAAAAGAGCCCAATCCAATTAATATAAATGATTTAAATTGGCCGGAGAATACAACTTTTATATATACACCATATGTAGTGAGATGTATTATATCTAGTTCCGAGTTTGAAACCATTCATTTCTCACCAATAGGTTATATTGTATGGATTGATCGTTATTTAGATAATCAACGGGTATACCGTTCAGTATATGATGACAGAGGGTTTGTTTCTCAAAGGCAATATTATGGAGAAGATGAGTATATTGAGTATTTAACTGAGACTGGAGAGGTCATATTAACTGAAAAAATTGAATCAAATGATGTTTATGTAGCCCAGAAATTTATTCATCGTTTTGACTATAGTCATTATTCATCCATGGTTGAGGTGATAAAAGAATACCTCTCTAAATATGTTAATAAAGAGTATAAAATGATTGTAGCAAGTGATATAAATCATAATGATATTTTGAACTCTTTGATGATGTCATGTAATTTAACTTATTCTATTTTTGATCAAAGAAATAGTCATAATTTACTAGAGACTATTCCAACAATGGAACATGCGAATCATTGGGTTGTTGATTTGAAGAAAAATGAAAGTAAACTCAAAAGTAAACATCGAGACTTAATGAGAATAACACCTTTTAATACTCAATCAATCATTAGTTTAAGCAATCAATTATATACAACACATATAGGATTAAATATAGATGATTTAGAACAAAATAGATTACTTTTTATAATTGATTTGTTATTTGAATTTATACGCGAACATGATGATATGAAAGTACAATTAATGACAAGAAATAGCAAAAGTAATTTTAATTATTTAAATGATAAAATCAATAAAATCAATCAGTATTTCATTGAATTAGAAGATGATAATGAGTTATTAACAAATGAAATGAGAGAAAAAAAGAAAGCGATTGAAGTGATTTCATTACCTTTTGAAGTTGATGTCATTCAGTGTATAAAAAAATTAAGATTGATGATAGACCTAAAAGATGAACCTGATTTATTTTTACAAATTTGTGCTATTAGTGCGGGCATTCCTCAAATAAACAATAGTGAGACTGATTATGTTGTACAGCGCATGAATGGATTAATTGTAGAACATGATGAGCAGTTGACAGATGCGTTGAAATACTATTTAACAGTGTTGAAACATTGGAATGTTTCAAGAGCTTTTACATTTGAACTGGTGAAACATTTTTCATCGGAAAGAATTATTGAGAAATT